CTTTAAGAATTTGAAGATAGAGCAATCTTACGATAATTATTAATAAAATAAGAAAGAAGGAGATACTTAAAAACTGTAATCTTTTTGTAACCTCAGTAAACTCAACTAAATTATTTTTCATTTCTTAACAGTTTTAATCCCCACAAAACAAAGATACCCATAAAAACGGTATAAATTGCACTCCAAAATATGTCCTTAATTAAGTATATATTTAAGGTGAGCCTACCAAGAGGAAGATTAAGAAGGATGATCAGAAAGGCATTAATAAAAGAGAAGAGAAAGAGAAGCAATAGCTTGATAATTGATTTTTTAATCTGGAAGTATTTAGAAGACAGATTGATAAGATAACTGATTAATACTTTAGAAAAAGCATTAGTACCTAAGACGCACCCTGATAATGAATCTTCGGCCAAGCCTATAATAAACCCAAAAACCTCTCCGTAAAACAGTCCTTGGTGTAAAGTGATTAGAAAGATACAAATTAAGAGTAAGTCAGGTTTTACTCCAAAAAATAAGATCTTGTTTAAAAAACTTGCTTGGAGGATTAAAGTTATAGAAAACAAGAGAATGAGAAAAAAGGCTTTAAATATTTTCTTTTGGAACTTATTGGCTAACAATCACTAATACTTCCTCTAATTTATTTTGATCTAAGGTAGGTAAAACATCTAAATCGTAAAATAAGTCTAATTGATAAGTAGATTTAATTTTAGAAATTTTTCCTACCAAAAACCCTTCCGTAAATACTCCTCCTTGACCAGAGGTTATGATTTCATCTCCTATCTGAATATCTGCTCTATTATCGACATAGTTTAATTTATAATTATAATTATTCCCTACCAAGACAGCACTAATCTTATTTCTCTTAATGAATACTCCTGCTTGGCTATTTCGGTCTAATAATAATATTACTTGAGAAGTATACCTTCCTACTTTCATTACCCTTCCCACTAATTCTTCCTTATTATTCATAAAAGTTACTACTTCCATATCTTTAGTCAGACCATGCTTACTTCCTTTATTAATAGTAATCATTTTAAATAAATTACTGGGGTCAAACACCACTACCTTAGCTAAGACAGTTTCATAAGGTAACCGACGTTGATAACGGATCATTTTTCTTAATCTTTCATTTTCTAAGAGGACTCTTTGGATATACTTTTTTTCTTTAGTAAGATGAACTATTTTTTTATTAAGTTCTTTATTTTCAACGATAAGTTGGTAGAAATTTTTTATACCTCTCTCATAATCTCTCAAATATAAGTTTCCTTCTACATACAACTCTTGAACAGGAGAGACCATTTCTCTCATTATGTTTCTAATTTTCTCTACTTTGAAAAAATTATTACAGATCATTAGAGATACAGAAATTCCCAGTAAAACTATTAATAGTTTTGTCTCTTTTTGTTTGATAGATAACTTAATCATTATTTATAACTTTATTTTTTCTAAAAGATTGATGTCTTCTAAGCACTTTCCTAAACCAAAGACTACGCATCTCAAAGGATCGGGATCGACCCGGACAGGAATGCCTGTCTTTTCAGAAATAAACTTGTCTAAATTCTTAAGAAGACTTCCTCCTCCGGTCATGACAATTCCATTTTCTAAGATATCGGAAGATAATTCTGGTGGAATATTTTCTAAGGTAGAGATGACTAAATCTAAGATTGAATTTACTACTTCTTTTAAAGCTAGATATATTTCATTAGAACCTATGGTTTTACTCTTAGGCAATCCAGAGCCAATATCTCGACCCCGTGCCTCCATAAATAATTCATTTTCTTCTTGAATAGCCAAACCAACCTTTATCTTTAATTCTTCTGCGGTTTGTTCTCCTATCCATAAGTAATAATTCTTTTTTAAGTAATGAATAATGCTTTCATCTATAGCCTGACTAGCGGTCCGGATGGAATTACTAATCACTACTCCACCCATAGAAATCACAGCTATTTCTGTAGTGCCACCGCCAATATCCAAGACCATATTTCCTTTAGGTTCATAAATATTAATATTAGCTCCAATTCCAGCCGCTACTGGTTCTTCAATCAAGAAAACTTTTCTTGCTCCAGATTGTTCTACTGCTTCTTTAACTGACTTCTTCTCTATATCTGAAATGATAGAAGGAATTCCAATGGCTACTCGTGGTCTTAAGAACGATTTTTTATTTTGAGCTTTAGATAAAAATCGAAGCAACATCTCTTTGACAATCTCAAGATTAGCAATAACGCCGCCTTTCATAGGTTTAACAACTTCTACATTAGCCGGAGTTCTACCTATAATCTTACGAGCTTCTTCGCCGACTAAGATAATTTTATTAGTTTGTCTATTGATACATACTACCGAGGGTTCAAATAAAACAATACCTTCTCCTCTTTTATAAATTAAAGTATTGACTGTTCCTAAATCTATTCCTATATCATTAATAAAATATCTTTGAAAAAAATTAAATAAGCCCATTTTACCTACCTTCTCCTTTTTAATTTATTTTTTAGACTTCAGATCAGTTGGATTTAATTTAAAGATTTTTTTCCATTCTTCTTTTGCTTTTTTAAATTTACCCATCCTTAAATAAACTTTACCCAACCAATATCTTCCTTTTATTGAATTTTTATCAA
The nucleotide sequence above comes from bacterium. Encoded proteins:
- the mreD gene encoding rod shape-determining protein MreD, coding for MLANKFQKKIFKAFFLILLFSITLILQASFLNKILFFGVKPDLLLICIFLITLHQGLFYGEVFGFIIGLAEDSLSGCVLGTNAFSKVLISYLINLSSKYFQIKKSIIKLLLLFLFSFINAFLIILLNLPLGRLTLNIYLIKDIFWSAIYTVFMGIFVLWGLKLLRNEK
- the mreC gene encoding rod shape-determining protein MreC produces the protein MIKLSIKQKETKLLIVLLGISVSLMICNNFFKVEKIRNIMREMVSPVQELYVEGNLYLRDYERGIKNFYQLIVENKELNKKIVHLTKEKKYIQRVLLENERLRKMIRYQRRLPYETVLAKVVVFDPSNLFKMITINKGSKHGLTKDMEVVTFMNNKEELVGRVMKVGRYTSQVILLLDRNSQAGVFIKRNKISAVLVGNNYNYKLNYVDNRADIQIGDEIITSGQGGVFTEGFLVGKISKIKSTYQLDLFYDLDVLPTLDQNKLEEVLVIVSQ
- a CDS encoding rod shape-determining protein; the encoded protein is MGLFNFFQRYFINDIGIDLGTVNTLIYKRGEGIVLFEPSVVCINRQTNKIILVGEEARKIIGRTPANVEVVKPMKGGVIANLEIVKEMLLRFLSKAQNKKSFLRPRVAIGIPSIISDIEKKSVKEAVEQSGARKVFLIEEPVAAGIGANINIYEPKGNMVLDIGGGTTEIAVISMGGVVISNSIRTASQAIDESIIHYLKKNYYLWIGEQTAEELKIKVGLAIQEENELFMEARGRDIGSGLPKSKTIGSNEIYLALKEVVNSILDLVISTLENIPPELSSDILENGIVMTGGGSLLKNLDKFISEKTGIPVRVDPDPLRCVVFGLGKCLEDINLLEKIKL